Sequence from the Pecten maximus chromosome 8, xPecMax1.1, whole genome shotgun sequence genome:
GAAATGCTCCACCGCCTGATAATCATGATTGTGATCATCAGATATAATGATATCAGCTTCCCGTACAATACCTTCATCTGTCCTGTAATAGGAAACAATTGGGTGCATTGTAATCTGTTCCACGGTGTAGAAGACAGATTTGATCTCATCTTGGTACCGTATTTCTCGGTTTTTGGCAAAGTCCATTACTTGCATGACACATTTGTCTGGGAGTTCACTTTTTATCTGGTTGAACTGCATAGATTGCCActtgtatgtgtgtacatgtttgaaatatgttGTTCCTTGTGATGGCTGTATAACATCCTTTAAGAGTTCTTCAATTAGTGTTTGTTTTGTCCCTGTCTTTGTGATAAGCGTCCTTTTTTTCTTGCCATTTACATCTTTGTATTCCCATCTGCTCCATGTTACTTTCTTGTCATTTCCAATGTCCTTGTAATAGTCATTTAAGGTCTGAGCGTAGTTGTTACAGCTTTCACATGTCCCATTAACACAATTGGCATTGTAGAATCTTTCACTGTCAGATTTTGGACACAGCAAAACTTTGAGGATATCCTCTTCAGTTTGTAGAGTTTTTGATTTATCTTGCATCAGTCTGTTGAGGGTCAAGATTTTGTTTCTGATGTTTACACAGTAATAGCAGCAACAGTATTCTCGAAATTTATTCGAAATTTTCCTTATGTTTCTTGGCCGCTTTGCTGCAAAACGCCCCAGACTCACTTTGATCCCAGATTCTCTGTTAAATTTTGCGTGAGCCTCGGATATCGACACCTGCATTAGGTACCCTGGACCCTCCTTCGTACAATATCGCTTCTGTGGGAGAACCCTTGAAATGTCTTCTCTGGTATAGAACTTCCTAATGGCTTCATTTACTTCATTTCTTTTGGCACCTTTCTTCTTCATTCCTGCCAGTGATGCCAGAGATCTTCTAGGGGTTTTGAATTTCCTGGCAAGGAATCTTTTGCTTTTGTTCACCGCTGACTTGGCTAGTTCTCTTAGTGCTAATTTCCCTATCTTTGTTTTGGTAAGTTCATCAACTGTGATACTTGTACTCTCAAATTCATCCACTTTGCTTTTTCCAAGCTCTATTTTTTTGGCGATGCGCTACGTACAAGGTTTTGTACTATTTTTGCAAATTTCTGTGGAGACTTTGGTAATGCCTTTTTTGCTTTACATGTGACGTTCCATTCTGTTTTTTTGGAAGAAAAGGGTGATGTGTGGTCATTTCCAACTTCCTTGCTGCTTGGGGCACTGACACTGCATTTCTTAAGCTGTCTTTTCCTAGCCTTCCTTTCTCGTTCTTTCCTTTTaacccaattttttttttggtatgtcatcttttctctttctctctGCTTTGCCATACGATTGTACTCTCTTTGTGACTGAATTGCCTGTCTGGTTTTGGGTTTGGGTTTCACTCGTCTTAATTCTGCTACAAATTCAGGATCATTTTTTCTCTTTTCCCTGTATTTTCTTTGCCGCGCTCGCTGTTGCTCTAATgccttttctttctttttcattgATGTTTCTGTTGGGTGTTTtgctttcatttcatttttcaaattatctCGATACTTCTTTGCCCTCTCTCGTTGTTTTTGTAGGTATTCTTAATACTTCTCAGGTTTGTTTGCCTTCATATCCCTTCTGTAGTATGTAGTTGTATGTGCTACAATATAAGAAAGACTTAATTATCTTGGTGAATCATTATTGTTGCATCTGTTTAAGTGGATGTTTAAAGACCTCTTCAATGTTTTAGGGATTTAATGTCCTCGCAATGTGAACAACTAATGTTATACTAAAGGGGCTGCCTTCAATACACATTTTACTTATGATtaggtaaaataaaatgtttctgCTTAGATTGAAATCACAAGATAGTGTTATTAGTAGCTGCTGGTAGGAATATTATTACTGTAGTTTTCTGGATTTTAGTAAGGTGATATTGAGATGACTTTATGACTATAATATTATGTACTTACTTTTTTAAATACCAGTTTATAGCCGCCAGACCTCCACTAAAAGACCTAACCAGGCATGTACATTGCCAGACTTTCAATACAAACAAGGCTACcattaaaatattgttgtgcattattttttaaaaataatttaaaagaatttcTTTGTCAagaattaaaataatgaatcaTCATCATGCTGTCACAAATCATACAAGAACATCCATTATATGTTACAGTTTTTAAACTATTTATAAAGTtaaatttatatgtatgtacttGCATTTTTAAAAAGACATGGgctaaatttaatttaataagtACATGTTCCCACAAATTATCAGGAATAACAAATTTTCAGTTACTGATCACAAATGCCCTGTTAAAAAATCATGCAACTACTTAGGAAATTTTGTAGCTTTTGTCAAAAAATAGGGTGTAAATAAATATGGatgaaacaaaattatattttggTAAATGAGGTTAGTCTTATAAACATAATTCATGATCTGTAGGCTAACCTCTACTACAGAACATTTCTTGAAACAGTTCTACCTGTGAATCTGATCAGAATGTTTGtgccaaatatatatataaaaaataatgaattcgAGTCGGTCAtgcaaaacaaacaatattattGTTGTGGAATCGAGTGGTGTAACATGTCAGGAATGAGTTATCATATCTGTATGACGATGTTGTCAGACAGAACAGCAACGACAGGAATAAACGTCTGTATTGCTCCGAGGTCTAACCGATAACTGAGGGCTAAAACATAGGTAATATAAAGGCACGAGGCCTTCCGGAGGATAACTACCCGGAATCCTCGGAACCGTACGTAAAATACAATGCTGTTCCACAACATTCCTCCCCGTTTACTAAGAGTGCGATACGTTATAAAAGACAAAAGGTCAGCATGAATTCTATACAATAAAACTACAGTACTAAATGGTAAAGTATACTTGCACTCTGATGAGGTTACTGAGAGGTGACCATAGCAGATGATAACATCGTGTcgtttttaaattgtatataaaaactatGATTCATTACAGCTAAACTCTTAAAAAACAGCTAGTAACAGTAGTCCAAGTAATGTTATCAAACctacaaaatatttgtttgttaaaaACTTGGAACTTGATCACAATACTTGTATCTTAAAATACAACATTTGGAAATGTAACTAAAATATCAGATTTTCTAAAACCGGGACTATGTACAGCAAGTTCCCACCGGTCCTGTTTTTGAAACCTAGTACACAGTTGTGTACTGCATTGTAACTATTGTACATGGCGGGTACTACTGGAATATATAGAATTGGCATTGGTGGAGGAGGCAGTGTGGttggtacatgtacttgataGGGAACATATGGAGGTGGCGATGAAAGTGGTTGAGGTGGAAAGCCCGGTACACCTTGATGAGGGATATATGGCGGTGGTGGTAGAGGAAAGGAGCTGGTATTAGGAGGAGAATGATGCTGATGTAGATGTTGACGAGTTAGATGTTGGTGCCGCTTTTGACGATACTCATGCCGAGTTTGGCGCAAATCACACAGGTTACTTGGCAAATTCATCTGGATCTTCTTTTTCCTGTGGACTCTTCTTCtcctctttctttttttctttactttcaTGGCATTGTCCAAAGCGTTCTCAATACTTTGTATGTTGTTGTTCTGTGTCTGAATAGATTCATCTTCCCTTCGCACCTTTACTTCGACTATCTCATCTTTGTGTTCCCCTGTGGTGTCTTTCTCGCTCTCGCTGCCTGTCCCAGTTGGTACACTTTCTCTCAACAACCTATACTCTTGAACGATTGCCATCGCCTCTTCTAATGATTTGGCCAATTCGTTGTCTACAACTGTATAGTAGTCTTCCTCTTCCATCACAGTTTTGAGGAACATGTCTATAGCTGTACGTTTGATGATATCCTCCCCACACTTCCAATATACAGCTGTAGCTAAATTTGTGATCCTATCAGCGTAACCATCAAGTGATTCACTGGAATCTTTTGAAACAAGGTACAGCTCTTTTCTACATATAGTCACAAGTTCATCATAAGTTAAAGAATGCATATTTACAACGATAATCAGAGTACCAAGTTAAGGACTGAGTATCCCTAGCTACAGATTATACTAcagacaaaaatgaaaatgtacagtacagtataagAACTCAGAGAAACATGTACATCAGGTTATACCTGATTACAAATATCTACAACACATGGGGAAAATTCAGATAGCCATGCACGTCAGAGTATCCGACATTACACAGTATCCGTttacaataatgaaaaaaaagactAACAATTTACAATACAAGTACAGGTATCAGAAAACTACACACGTCAGAAAATCCGACAGTGTATGATATCCGATGATGAGTCTTAATATGAACATATTTAAGTACGGGAAAACATGTCAAAAGTTACTGCTGGGCACAAAGTCACATATAATCATACTACTTTTGCATAACGGCTGATGAGATTACCTCACCTAACCACATACACAAAAGTTAAATATGTATTGAATCCAAATATGGCGTCTCGTTCCGTCCATGAATATGTATTGAATTCAGATAATGGCACTTCGTTCCGTCCGTGAACACAATTTAAGTGTATTTGATGTATGAATACAACAACATAGCATCAGCTTCCTCCCCGCCTAAAAAAATGCAGGCGGAAATGTATCATACAAAAAGTAAGCTGACACAGCAAAgtgtacaaaataatttttaaaaaatcacagaaaaaatgtttagaatacCTGTGTGACAAAAATGGATTAAATAATCCAATGTGATGTAGTTAATATTCACAAAAAAGCAACTTCAGTAGACAACCAGCGTCAGCATCCGAGTCGACAATAAAGCTAGCTGAAACAAGAAGTTCTTTtggaaaatgtataaaatatgtacactaaatgacacaggtaaactgtacaatgaaataaataataaacgCAGAGAGTAAAGTGACCATTCAATTCAAACAAGTGGCAAGGCATCGGCTAGTACCAACGAGTGATTAGCCAGTGAAAACAGCTCACGTACCGAACCACAGGTAAACTGATCAGGTATAGGTCCTATGTGTACACAAAGGAATTTGTACAATCTACATTATTCTCAAAAAACCAAAACTGAAAAATCATACAAAGTAATTACAATGGTCACAAAAGGACATTTCAACCGGAAACAAAACTGTACAAAGCCGGGAAACATCAAAAATGTGCATACTGCAAAAAGCTAATGGGAAAACTAAACAATGATTCCCACAAAAACGTATACAAAATCTATCACATCTCACTCGATTTCCGAAGGTTCAGGCATATGAAAtcccacttctgacaccaatTGTTGTGGAATCGAGTGGTGTAATATGTCAGGAATGAGTTATCATATCTGTATGACGATGTTGTCAGACAGAACAGCAACGACAGGAATAAACGTCTGTATTGCTCCGAGGTCTAACCGATAACTGAGGGCTAAAACATAGGTAATATAAAGGCACGAGGCCTTCCCCCAGATAGCATGATTACGTTGGGCCAACGTTGGCCCACAGATGTTGACTACGTAGGGCCAATGTTGGCAAACTACGTTGGCCCAATGTAATTTTGCTCATCGGCCCATCGTTGGCCCAACGTGTTGGCCCATCGTTGGACcaacattgtatgtcagatagccaatgttggcccatcgttggaccaacattgtatgtcagatagCCAACGTTGGCCCATCGTTGGTTTCAAGTGTGTATTTCCAACTATTGGTTTCACCTTCATAGGCCCAACATTGGCCCAACGTAACAAACAGTAGATAAAGTGATGCTTATGTGTAATGCTGtcaacataaaaaataatcagTTGTTATATTGGCAAGTGctttacaatttatttgtatatgatgACAATACAGTgattaaatgtacattattctCTTTTACAATCAACAGTTTTgaatacagtatgttatgtatcattataaagagtcaaaactgataaatgattatCAGATGTTAATTTTAGTTATCTGTCCCAGATCAGTCCTGTTCGGAATTGTCACTAAGCACAGCATTGTTAGTTGCAGTAGCTGCCTGTTGTGCCCTTTTTTGTTCCTCTCTCCTTTTCCTGCCACCATCGCGATCACAAGAAAATCTGAACCAATCTTTTGCAATTGCTGCAATTTCCGAATCTGTTGCTGTCGCACACAGGCGGTTCTTCCTTACTGTAGCTGTTGGAATAAATAAACAGTATATCAAATCTACACAGAATGTAAAAATCAAGCGGCACAGATGGCCTGAATCGCTAACCTGGACATTTCTTCAGTTATGGCATTATGGCATTAAAgtaatttacattattatatatagattatatatatatatgaaatttgtcaagtagtaataacgacagtacagacaagtattttcgaggcaatctgcccctttatcaagaaaCAAGGGAATTACAAACAATCTGACATTGAACATGGAACAGCTACACAaattttgtagataaatatacttagtattttatatatatatgtgtgtgtgtgtgtaagtaatgaaaaataaattctgaaaaCTTAATGACCCCGATATCTAGCAAGCAAAAGTGGACGTACGGTAGTGTACGTACGGCAGGTGGTCTTGTGGAATTAATTAATATACTAAAATTACTTTAGGAAttgaaacataattaaaaaGCAAATCATATAGCTTACTTACATTGTCTTTTGATCAAAGAAATGATCTCTTTCTTCTTCGTGATTAATCCAAATATCTTCTGTGTAAGTCGAAATAGCATGTGTACTGTGTACAACCAGTTGAACAGCTGGACAAGGTCCCTGATAAGAATGTAACATATGCAGGCAGCTTGACCATCCCTAGTATCAGATGTCACGGTTACCAAGGGAACTGGTCCGACCCTTGCTTTGAGAAGCGCTGACCCAGTTTTGTGGGCAGTAAACATGCATAGATAATGGCATCCTTAAACCGGCCACTAAAATATTTACTAAAACATTTATGTCCTTGttcctgttttactacagtataaaAGACTTTAATTTATGATTAGTTATTCTCACgcaaacaatacattttatcatacagtgattttcaaaaaaaaaaaaaaaaaatcactagatctattaaaaaatcttatgaagtgtatttttaaaaatgattgataatatatatatcaactttgaTTACAGATAATCacttttgtttgaatttgttgTAAACCTGCTTGGGCTTACAACATCGGGTCAACGTAGGACCAACGTTGGACCAACCTAGGTAATTCAGCACTGAAATGTACCAACTGGGGGCCAATGTTGGGCCAACGTAGTGCTCCCAACTTATCTTCACTTGCTGTCGAGTAAAACAAGTTGTTGTTGGGCCAACGTCGGGCCAACGTTGTATGACCAACGCCAACCATTGGCCAACCGTACAACCATATGCCAACGTTGGCCCAACGTAGTCATGCTATCTGGGCCGGAGGATAACTACCCGGAATCCTCGGAACCGTACGTAAAATACAATGCTGTTCCACAACATTATTTCTGTCCAAATTCCAATATATTTCGTAAAAACTATTAATGAGGTGCTTGCAAAGTTGTCACGATGGTTCAATGTCGCAccttatttaaatataattgcCAAGTCAACTCGCCACACACAGGAAAACGGTCGTTCCAACTTCCAGAATATTAGATAATATAATTGTAAAGATATTAGCCATCACACTTTAAAACACATTTGAGCAGTTTTTCGTAGTATGAGCGTTTTTATTGatgattataaacaaaaaactCCCAATTCCTTTGCCtcttgtttacaaaataaattccTTGTTTATCGGTGACGAGTTGTCTTATTCAGAATTATTCGATCTTTGAATAGAGATAGCTGTCAAATCGCGGACGTTAGCATAAAAGTTTTGGTCAAAAAAGACGTTCGCAATCTATCGTGTGTATTAACAGACTTCCAATATCATTCAGATAACATATTTCATAGTCGCTGAATCAACGATTCGTTTATAAAGAAGTTTGTCGTCATTTCAATACTTGAAACAGCGCCAAATGCATGTATTCGCTGTCTCGTCTGCGAACGTCACTTGTTGCGATCGTAACTTTCTTTGACATACAAAATTCAGTTCATAATTACTTACCCGAACTATCACCCGCCAGCTTTTTCTTCGGCGCCATTTTGCTGTGTATATAACAACGATAGCGAACCTAGCGGTAGGAACTTTGACAATGGAAGGGCCGTAACTATCGACCAGCTACAAGCCGTTGCGAACGTAACATTCTTTAGGAAACGAGTttgacagaaatgacgttcGCAAGATTTCTAACGATCTTTTAACACAGTTTAGGTATTCTTCAGTGATCTTTTGTCACTCAGAGAggttaattttgatattttaacacCAGTTTTTAATGTTGGTCATTTTGCATTGAAAATAAACGCGATATTTTGATGGGTTCACGCAAGTGCGAACGTCACAAATTTTGACGGACAATGTTtggaattttgacaattgtcAAAAAGtgacaaatatttattaaatctGATTTCTTTGAATAGTAACATTTATCATAcaagataaataatacatatttgaaaatatatttaacagaaaTTAAATGGTATTGTCATAATGATTAAGTACATTCAATTTTGATAGTCGTCATATAACCAGATCGGGAGTGGAATTCTGTCAAAAGCGACATTAGCAACGCTtaattatttccttttttcgtccaaaattataataaatagtttcatttctttatttttcagaTGGAAAATGCAATTGTTCACACTAAAATCTTACAGGAAGTCTGAAATTCAAATGACTATATTTTATAACATCAGTAATTTATTTGACAGAAAatggtacacatatatatggaatatgtcttatacacaatgcagcccttgatctcaaacacacaccataaacacaccctcataatgttttatcttatagtttccactaaaaaaattaatttaaaaaaaaaacaccctcTCACTGTAACCAAATCCCTGCACtgtttttaattcttttaaagcATAGTACAATCCTTCTCACAACCGTAATCGTCATGTTTGACGGAGGTTAGTCAAccaaagaagaagaagaattgtacctgctgcccccattgcatgatcgtaagaggcgactaaacttgggatcttatcttttctcttctatctgaacaactttcttcttcctaatgtctcccttgacaatgcctcacttttggcctttagttgagcgttcgcccctgtgaggaaggctttgggttctgtccccctggtcgggacataccagagtctttaaaaatggtagttgctactcctgcttagcttTAAACAATTTTTTGCTAAAAAATGAATGGACACCCAAATTTAAAGGACCTTTTTTCTCTATTGCCTCAATACTTTTTAGTATTGGACAATTCAATTTTGCCATGATGTATTCCTCCACATTTGGGTCATGTTATGTATTTTAaagctgccctgcaggtagggcgtaagaattgtactgcttcccccattgcatgatcgtaagaggcgactaaatttgggatcctattttttttcctctttcttctttcttaacaactttctcctTCCTAATGCCTCACATTTGGGTCTTCATTAGAGCGTTCGCCGCTAtcaggaaggcttttggttgtcccctagccgagacataccagtctttaaaaatggtaagTTGCTGCTCCTGATTAGCGGTcggcatattaggagtgggacgactggttcgcccgttgtcagtataatgtgaccgggcggGGTATGATattgctgctgggtgtcttcggcagtatgcttcagtgaggtagcactcttaATCCGCAAAagtttcggcctatcacaaggagacttaacacgaacataccgcagcctcccaaaacacacatacgcactcgccacatgCATGGATGTCACACGCacggaggccgtccttaaatgactttagctattaataggacgttaaacaaaataaaaccaaaagcAAATCTTCAACACTTGTGCAAGGTTGTCCGCTAAGCATTTACGTACATATCCAAAGGGCAATGGCAAACACCAACATTATTCTTTGTCCTTGGTGATTCCCTTTTCCATAATGTCTACGAACGTCCTGCCCTCTACATGTGTTTGTTATCCGAACACAACAGATTCctttaaatttaaatgattCTCACAAGGCACCATGTGTGAGAGTCTTCTATGCGTAAGAGTGGAGGCTGAAGATTGATGCATTGAAAAATAAGTGGAAAAAGAAAAACGGCACTATTATCCcatcttatcaataaaaaacaaatttcctCTTCTAAATCAGAAATGGCAAATGCATTCGCCAAAAATATAGCCCGAAAACTCATCACCCAAAAACCACTCCCAAAAATTTCAAACAttcaaaaaatataaagaaaagaaatgccttaatttaaaattctccaacacagaaagttacaaTAAACCGTTCGATCTGCCAGAGTTGCTTGAATCCTTAAACAAATCACACGATTCAGCAGCTGGGCCAGATGAAATTCCGTACCAATTCCTTAAACATCTACCTGAATCAACCTTACGTTGTCTCCTATATATTTTCAATCAAGTCTACGAATCTGGACAGATCCCAGATTCTTGGAAGGAATCTACAATTATTCTAATTCCAAAACCTGATAAGGACACCACCGAACCAAATAATTATTGTCCAACCTCTCTAACGAGCTGCAAAACACTTGAACGAATGATAAACACTAGACTAGTTCAATTCCTTGAATCCACTCCAAAGtggattcagaaaccgcagaggaacgGTAGACCACCTGGTCAGATTAGAAAACTTCATTCGAGAAGCTTTTGCGAAGAAGGAGCATCTTGTcgctgtgttctttgatctggaaaaagcatacgatactacatggcaatatggtattatgaaagacctgaatgaaattggtgtacgtgggaatctccctgaattcatttcaaactacatatctgtcagacattttaaagttcACGTAGGTTCAACTTATTCTGAAACagccaaacaggaaatgggagtccctcagggtgggatcctttcTGTAACACTTTTCGGtttgaaaatcaacagtataactaaatgtctcggtaagtcaactgaagggtctctgTTCGTCGATGACTTCTTGACCTGCTATAGGTCGAAtaacatgcacacgatagaacgacaacttcaacaatgtttaggcaaactacaaacagTCATACCTGTTTCACTACAAGTTCTATTGTGACATAAGCCAAACTTCTTAAaaag
This genomic interval carries:
- the LOC117333704 gene encoding uncharacterized protein LOC117333704, which codes for MFTAHKTGSALLKARVGPVPLVTVTSDTRDGQAACICYILIRDLVQLFNWLYTVHMLFRLTQKIFGLITKKKEIISLIKRQSTVRKNRLCATATDSEIAAIAKDWFRFSCDRDGGRKRREEQKRAQQAATATNNAVLSDNSEQD